From the Ilumatobacteraceae bacterium genome, the window GATCCCGAGTCGCCGTACTACCGCAGCGGTCTCGAGTTCGACCGTCGCTACGTGCTGCACTGCGCCGGAGGACACCGCTCGGCACTCGCCGCCGACGTGCTGCAAGAACTGGGCTACACCAACGTCGCCCATCTGACCGTCGGGTTCAACGGCTGGAGCGAGGCCGGCGGTGCGGTCGAGGCGGTCCACGCCGACCCGAAGTACTTCCGAGCCGCCGAGACCTGACCACGATCTGCTCGGACGTGGCAACATGGCGCCGATGTCCGACGTGATCGAGCGATTCCGCGCCGGCGACCCCGATGCCGTCCGCGCGATCTATCGCGAGCATTCCGGCGCCGTGCACACGGTTGCGAGGTCGATCGTGCGCGACCGCGAGCTCGCCGCCGACGTCGTCCAGCAGACGTTCGTCAAGGCGTGGCGGGCGGCGCGAACGTTCGAGGGCGACCGCGAGATCGCCCCCTGGCTGTACTCGATCGCTCGCCACACGGCGATCGACATGGTCAGGTCCGAGTCGAAGCCCACGCGCGGTGGCCATGCACCCGAGACCGATGTCGGCGTGCAGCCCGAGACGTTCGAACGCACCTGGGAGCGGTTCGAGGTGCGACGTGCGATCGACGCCCTACCCGACGGCGAGCGTGACGTCGTGCGCCTCTCGCACCTGGAGGGCCACACGCACGAAGCGATCGCGGAGCGTCTCCGGATCCCCGTCGGCACGGTGAAGTCACGCTCCGGGCGCGCCCACAAGCGGCTGGCCGCAGCGCTGGCCCATCTCACCGCGAACCACGACGCCGCGGCCGACGTAGTGCACACCGAGGACCCGACATGACCGACCATCTGGACTCGCTCCCCGACCCGAGCGACGACGAACTCGCCGCACTCGCGGCGCTGCTGTCCCGCGCCGAGCCGTGGGACGAACCGCCGCGCGACCTCGAGGACGCCGTGGTCGCGGCGATCGCCGACGAGGCAGCGACAGCTCGTCGGCTCACGGGCCCGTCGAGGGCCGAAACCCGAGCGCGTGCCGTCTGGTCGCGGAGCCGGATGCTCGGTGCCGCGGCGGCGATCGCGGTGGTG encodes:
- a CDS encoding rhodanese-like domain-containing protein → MGRRTVADLVAEAKSRIEELSVEQLQAEIEAGDVTVVDIRDVRERWDKGAIPGAKSMPRGMLEFWFDPESPYYRSGLEFDRRYVLHCAGGHRSALAADVLQELGYTNVAHLTVGFNGWSEAGGAVEAVHADPKYFRAAET
- a CDS encoding sigma-70 family RNA polymerase sigma factor; its protein translation is MSDVIERFRAGDPDAVRAIYREHSGAVHTVARSIVRDRELAADVVQQTFVKAWRAARTFEGDREIAPWLYSIARHTAIDMVRSESKPTRGGHAPETDVGVQPETFERTWERFEVRRAIDALPDGERDVVRLSHLEGHTHEAIAERLRIPVGTVKSRSGRAHKRLAAALAHLTANHDAAADVVHTEDPT